In Nodularia sp. LEGE 06071, one DNA window encodes the following:
- a CDS encoding dipeptide ABC transporter ATP-binding protein: protein MNEALFCIENLRVAYPQPQEEAVSWAVDDVSLTLQPGERMGLVGESGCGKSTLGRAAMRLLPPSSRVEGRVTFQGESVFDLMPGQLRKFRGEAIALIFQDPMTRLDPLMTIGKHCIETLQAHSPKLSTKEAKEIAIATLEKVNIPASRWSQYPHEFSGGMRQRVAIALALLLNPKLIVADEPTTSLDVTVSAQILQELTRLCSEENMALLLISHDLAMVGEYCDRIGVMYQGKMVEMGATETVLREPQHEYTRSLLKAALHIQAVDEGTREETSQSPILRITELQQHYTIEPNFIEKLWKKPGETIKAVDGINLELYQGEIFGLVGESGCGKSTLSRTILQLIRPTAGKVEFLGQELTTLSPQAIRASRRQMQMIFQDPHACLNPVMTVGQSIADPLFIHNLADADKAKSQVLWMLEKVGLTPPELYYQRYPADLSGGQQQRVAIARALITRPKLLICDEPVSMLDASVQTQVLDLMLELKVEFELTYLFITHDLWLARFLCDRIAVMHSGQIVELGTTKQIFSNPQHTYTKTLLAAAPLLARA from the coding sequence ATGAATGAAGCTTTATTTTGTATAGAAAATCTGCGTGTTGCTTATCCTCAGCCTCAAGAAGAAGCGGTAAGTTGGGCAGTTGATGATGTATCTTTGACTTTACAACCTGGGGAAAGAATGGGTTTGGTGGGTGAGTCGGGTTGTGGTAAATCAACTCTAGGAAGGGCTGCAATGCGCTTGTTACCCCCTTCTAGTCGCGTTGAGGGGCGGGTGACATTTCAGGGTGAATCGGTGTTTGATTTGATGCCTGGGCAGTTGCGGAAATTTCGGGGAGAGGCGATCGCACTCATTTTTCAAGATCCCATGACACGGCTTGATCCGTTGATGACTATTGGTAAGCATTGCATTGAAACTCTTCAAGCCCATTCACCAAAATTATCCACCAAAGAAGCGAAGGAAATAGCGATCGCAACTTTGGAAAAAGTGAATATTCCAGCAAGTCGTTGGTCTCAGTATCCTCATGAGTTTAGCGGTGGAATGCGTCAACGGGTAGCGATCGCTTTGGCTTTACTTCTCAATCCTAAGTTAATTGTGGCTGATGAACCCACCACCAGTTTAGATGTCACTGTCTCCGCGCAGATTTTACAAGAATTAACCCGCCTATGTAGTGAAGAAAATATGGCGTTGTTATTGATTTCTCACGATTTAGCGATGGTGGGAGAATATTGCGATCGCATCGGTGTGATGTATCAGGGCAAAATGGTAGAAATGGGTGCGACTGAAACTGTATTGAGAGAACCTCAACATGAATATACGCGATCGCTATTAAAAGCAGCTTTGCATATTCAAGCCGTGGATGAGGGAACTAGGGAAGAAACTTCCCAATCACCCATATTGCGGATTACCGAATTGCAGCAACATTACACTATAGAACCAAATTTTATCGAAAAACTATGGAAAAAGCCAGGGGAAACAATTAAAGCGGTAGATGGAATTAATTTAGAACTCTATCAAGGGGAGATTTTCGGATTAGTTGGGGAATCAGGTTGTGGTAAAAGTACTCTATCTAGGACAATATTACAACTGATTCGTCCTACGGCTGGCAAAGTTGAATTTTTAGGACAGGAATTAACGACTTTATCGCCCCAAGCAATTCGCGCTTCCCGGCGACAAATGCAAATGATTTTTCAAGACCCCCATGCTTGTCTGAATCCGGTGATGACAGTGGGACAAAGTATCGCTGATCCATTATTTATCCACAATTTGGCTGATGCAGACAAGGCGAAATCACAAGTTTTATGGATGTTGGAAAAAGTGGGATTAACGCCACCAGAACTTTATTATCAACGTTATCCAGCGGATTTGTCTGGGGGACAGCAGCAACGAGTGGCGATCGCTCGTGCTTTGATTACTCGTCCTAAACTGTTAATCTGTGATGAACCTGTGAGTATGTTAGATGCCAGTGTCCAGACACAAGTGCTAGATTTAATGTTAGAATTGAAAGTAGAATTTGAATTAACGTACTTGTTTATTACTCATGATTTGTGGTTAGCGCGGTTTTTGTGCGATCGCATTGCCGTGATGCATAGTGGTCAAATTGTAGAACTGGGTACGACAAAGCAGATTTTTAGCAATCCTCAACATACCTACACTAAAACTTTACTAGCAGCCGCACCTTTACTAGCGCGTGCTTAG